A genome region from Marinobacter panjinensis includes the following:
- the aspS gene encoding aspartate--tRNA ligase, which yields MRSHYCGGINESHIDQEVTLCGWVHRRRDHGGVIFLDLRDRDGISQVVFDPDTPDSFSLAEKVRSEFVIQVTGRVRRRPAGTENANMPTGQVELLGKQLSILNAAATPPFPLDEHVDVGEDVRLKYRYVDLRRPEMLNRLRFRSRVTSYIRNFLDGNGFMDVETPILTRATPEGARDYLVPSRTHEGAFFALPQSPQLFKQLLMVSGVDRYYQIAKCFRDEDLRADRQPEFTQIDVEASFIDEETLMTLNESMIRSLFKDVLEVELPEFPRMPYSEAMQRYGSDKPDLRIPLELVDVGDLVAGVDFKVFAGPANDPKGRVAALRVPKGGELTRKQIDDYTKFVGIYGAKGLAYIKVNDLSRGVEGLQSPIIKFLGDDIALAVIERAGAEDGDIVFFGADKTNVVNEALGALRIKVGHDLKMLTSEWAPLWVVDFPMFEETPDGGLTAIHHPFTAPSCSAEELEASPATALSRAYDMVLNGTELGGGSIRIHDEKMQESVFRTLGIGDEEARAKFGFLLDALKYGCPPHGGLAFGLDRLIMLMTGASSIRDVIAFPKTQSATCLMTQAPGEVDDKQLRELHIRRRKPLAKDGQGNEETSGNV from the coding sequence ATGCGCAGTCATTATTGCGGTGGAATCAACGAATCTCACATTGATCAGGAAGTCACACTTTGCGGTTGGGTTCACCGTCGCCGCGACCACGGTGGGGTCATCTTTCTGGACCTTCGTGACCGGGATGGCATTTCCCAGGTGGTGTTTGATCCGGATACCCCTGATAGCTTCTCCCTTGCGGAGAAGGTTCGCAGTGAATTCGTCATCCAGGTGACCGGCCGTGTGCGCCGTCGTCCCGCTGGTACCGAGAACGCTAACATGCCCACCGGGCAAGTGGAATTGCTGGGCAAGCAGCTGTCCATCCTTAACGCTGCAGCAACGCCGCCATTTCCGCTGGATGAGCACGTGGACGTGGGCGAAGACGTTCGCCTCAAGTACCGCTATGTGGACCTGCGTCGCCCGGAAATGCTCAACCGCCTGCGTTTCCGCTCACGCGTGACCAGCTATATCCGAAACTTTCTGGACGGCAATGGCTTCATGGATGTGGAAACCCCGATCCTCACCCGCGCTACCCCGGAAGGCGCCCGTGACTACCTGGTACCCAGCCGTACTCATGAAGGGGCCTTCTTCGCGCTGCCCCAGTCGCCGCAACTGTTCAAGCAGTTGCTGATGGTGTCCGGTGTTGATCGTTACTACCAGATCGCCAAATGTTTCCGCGACGAGGATCTTCGCGCCGACCGTCAGCCGGAATTCACCCAGATCGATGTGGAAGCCTCGTTTATCGACGAGGAAACACTGATGACCCTGAACGAGAGCATGATTCGTTCCTTGTTCAAGGATGTGCTGGAAGTGGAACTGCCTGAATTTCCCCGCATGCCATACTCCGAGGCCATGCAGCGGTACGGCAGTGACAAGCCGGACCTGCGTATCCCGTTGGAACTGGTGGATGTGGGTGATCTGGTTGCCGGTGTGGACTTCAAGGTATTTGCTGGTCCGGCTAACGATCCCAAAGGGCGCGTGGCTGCCTTGCGTGTTCCCAAAGGCGGGGAGCTGACGCGCAAGCAGATCGATGACTACACGAAGTTTGTGGGCATCTATGGCGCCAAGGGCCTTGCTTACATCAAGGTCAACGACCTGTCCAGGGGTGTCGAAGGCCTGCAGTCGCCGATTATCAAGTTCCTGGGCGATGATATTGCCCTGGCCGTGATCGAACGCGCTGGTGCCGAGGATGGCGACATCGTGTTCTTTGGTGCGGACAAGACCAACGTGGTTAACGAGGCCCTGGGCGCGCTGCGGATCAAGGTTGGCCACGACCTGAAGATGCTGACGTCCGAGTGGGCGCCATTGTGGGTGGTGGACTTCCCGATGTTCGAGGAAACACCGGACGGCGGACTGACCGCTATCCACCATCCGTTTACGGCACCCTCCTGTTCTGCTGAAGAACTCGAAGCCTCCCCGGCAACTGCGTTGTCGCGGGCCTACGACATGGTCTTGAATGGTACTGAACTCGGTGGTGGTTCCATCCGTATTCACGACGAGAAAATGCAGGAGAGCGTGTTCCGCACCCTGGGTATCGGCGATGAGGAAGCCCGCGCCAAGTTCGGGTTTCTGCTGGATGCCCTCAAGTACGGCTGTCCTCCCCACGGTGGCCTGGCCTTCGGCCTGGACCGCCTGATCATGCTGATGACCGGTGCCAGCTCCATCCGTGACGTGATTGCCTTCCCGAAAACCCAGAGTGCCACCTGTCTGATGACCCAGGCGCCCGGGGAAGTGGACGACAAGCAGCTGCGCGAGTTGCACATTCGCCGCCGCAAGCCGTTGGCCAAGGATGGACAGGGCAACGAAGAAACGTCAGGAAACGTCTAA
- a CDS encoding DUF2254 domain-containing protein, which produces MLSTDSVRFFISRLKERLWVKPLILCVLSIGGTFIGRLADDMGLSSVLPEVTLDSVEALLSVMASSMLVIATFAVGSMVAAYASASAGATPRSIPLVIADDVTQNALSAFIGAFIFSIVSLVAVQNDLFASAGLFGMFVLTLLVFAIVVITFVRWVDRIARLGRVVNIIEKAEKAAGDALGRRRHAPTLGALAVSPHQTDGEGVSVCPSTVGYVQHIDLERLQSSAEALNCRVVVTALPGTFVTIRRPLLRIVEDIEGREAFEPEDFSSAFTISSNRTFEDDPRFGLLALSEIADKALSPGINDPGTAINVIGTLVRLFTLWQSPLEKDRLRAITYDRVSVPELVVDDLFDDAFTAIARDGAGMVEVSIRLQKAFYALAETDNPAMVATAKKHSRMALARSERAMVVQDDIDAVRRTAEFSAL; this is translated from the coding sequence ATGTTGAGCACGGACAGCGTTCGTTTTTTCATCAGTCGGCTTAAAGAGCGCTTGTGGGTCAAACCACTGATACTGTGCGTGCTTTCTATCGGTGGCACGTTTATCGGCAGGCTGGCTGACGATATGGGGCTTTCCAGCGTATTGCCCGAGGTCACGCTGGATTCCGTCGAGGCCCTGCTGTCCGTTATGGCTTCCAGCATGCTGGTCATTGCGACGTTTGCAGTGGGCTCAATGGTTGCCGCTTATGCGTCCGCCAGTGCCGGCGCGACGCCTCGCTCCATTCCCCTGGTAATCGCTGATGACGTTACCCAGAACGCATTGTCTGCGTTTATCGGCGCGTTCATCTTCAGCATTGTTTCCCTGGTCGCGGTCCAGAATGACCTGTTTGCCTCTGCGGGCCTGTTTGGAATGTTCGTGCTCACCCTTCTGGTGTTCGCCATTGTGGTGATCACCTTCGTTCGCTGGGTGGACAGAATCGCCCGACTGGGCCGGGTGGTGAATATCATTGAGAAAGCAGAAAAGGCAGCCGGTGATGCTCTGGGTCGGCGCCGCCATGCGCCCACGCTGGGGGCTTTGGCCGTCTCCCCGCACCAGACCGACGGCGAGGGAGTTTCCGTATGCCCATCGACAGTTGGCTATGTCCAGCACATTGATCTGGAGAGGTTGCAATCCAGCGCTGAAGCGCTCAATTGCCGAGTGGTGGTGACCGCGCTGCCAGGTACCTTCGTGACGATACGCAGGCCGTTGCTTCGTATTGTGGAGGATATCGAAGGGCGCGAGGCGTTTGAGCCAGAAGATTTTTCCAGTGCCTTCACGATCAGTTCGAATCGAACCTTCGAAGATGATCCCCGCTTCGGGCTTCTTGCCTTGTCCGAGATCGCTGACAAGGCGCTGTCACCTGGTATCAATGACCCGGGAACCGCGATCAATGTTATTGGTACGCTGGTACGGCTGTTTACGCTTTGGCAATCCCCGCTTGAAAAGGACAGATTGCGGGCGATCACCTATGACCGTGTATCGGTTCCGGAGCTGGTTGTCGACGACCTGTTCGACGATGCCTTTACGGCAATTGCCCGTGACGGTGCGGGCATGGTTGAGGTTTCCATCCGACTGCAAAAAGCATTCTATGCGTTGGCTGAAACAGATAACCCTGCGATGGTTGCCACCGCCAAAAAACATTCACGAATGGCACTGGCGCGCTCGGAGCGCGCCATGGTGGTTCAGGACGATATCGATGCGGTGCGCAGGACTGCTGAATTTTCAGCACTGTAA
- the fabR gene encoding HTH-type transcriptional repressor FabR, which produces MSARAEQKLRTRRALMDAALAQLSADRGFGSLSLREVAREAGIAPTSFYRHFAELDELGLALVDEGGVALRQLMRQARKRIARDGSAISTSVDTFIEYLENNTNLLRLMLREKTGVSKSFRTAIKAEIDHVVTELADDLNRFAEQQGKPLHEARLVAEGMVTLVFNQGAEALDATPKEKEELKAKLKKELRMILLGSQTLARRNT; this is translated from the coding sequence TTGTCAGCCCGAGCCGAACAGAAACTCCGCACCCGCCGCGCCCTTATGGACGCCGCCCTCGCCCAACTGAGCGCGGACCGGGGCTTCGGCAGTCTGAGCCTGCGGGAAGTGGCGCGAGAGGCCGGCATAGCGCCCACCTCCTTCTACCGGCACTTTGCCGAACTGGACGAGCTGGGGCTGGCTCTGGTGGACGAAGGCGGCGTGGCCCTGCGGCAGCTGATGCGCCAGGCCCGCAAGCGGATTGCGCGGGATGGTAGTGCCATCAGCACCTCGGTGGATACCTTTATTGAGTACCTGGAAAATAACACCAACCTGCTCAGATTGATGTTGCGGGAAAAAACCGGTGTATCCAAGTCTTTCCGAACCGCAATCAAGGCGGAAATCGATCATGTGGTCACGGAACTGGCTGACGACCTGAACCGCTTTGCGGAGCAACAGGGAAAGCCACTGCACGAAGCGCGACTTGTCGCAGAGGGCATGGTGACACTGGTTTTCAACCAGGGCGCAGAGGCCCTGGATGCTACCCCGAAAGAAAAAGAAGAGCTGAAGGCAAAGCTGAAAAAAGAACTCCGGATGATCCTTCTGGGCTCTCAGACGCTGGCCCGGCGAAATACCTGA
- the ruvC gene encoding crossover junction endodeoxyribonuclease RuvC, whose protein sequence is MPIIMGVDPGSRTTGYGIIRAEGRVIEYIDSGCIRVGEKPMAERLQTIFHSLATLIGEYRPGEFAIEQVFMARNPDSALKLGQARGAAIVAAANSGLEVHEYSARQVKQAVVGKGGADKAQVQHMVQVLLALSRKPQEDAADALGIALCHAHMSQSMARLAAGGGGKVRNNRVRRQ, encoded by the coding sequence GTGCCTATAATCATGGGGGTCGACCCCGGCTCACGCACCACCGGATATGGCATCATCCGGGCCGAAGGCCGGGTGATTGAGTACATTGACAGCGGTTGCATCCGGGTTGGCGAAAAACCCATGGCGGAACGTCTGCAAACCATTTTCCACAGCCTGGCAACGCTGATAGGTGAGTACCGGCCGGGGGAGTTTGCCATTGAGCAGGTGTTCATGGCCCGTAACCCGGATTCGGCGCTGAAGCTGGGGCAGGCCAGGGGGGCGGCGATTGTGGCCGCCGCCAACAGTGGCCTGGAGGTGCACGAATACTCTGCCCGCCAGGTCAAACAGGCCGTGGTAGGCAAGGGCGGAGCCGACAAGGCCCAGGTACAGCACATGGTTCAGGTATTGCTGGCCCTGTCCCGCAAACCCCAGGAGGATGCCGCCGATGCACTGGGTATTGCGCTTTGCCACGCCCACATGAGCCAGAGCATGGCGCGGCTGGCTGCCGGGGGCGGTGGTAAGGTGCGTAATAACAGGGTCAGAAGGCAATAA
- the tadA gene encoding tRNA adenosine(34) deaminase TadA: MIGSGEDEAWMSRALQLAGQAATAGEVPVGAVVVLDGKEIGAGFNAPISGCDPTAHAEIRALRDAASRLGNYRLPGATLYVTLEPCTMCVGAVVHSRVSRLVYGAAEPKAGAVESARRTLEEEHLNWRVESVGGVLARQCSGIISDFFARRRTESRRRRQLFSGKE; encoded by the coding sequence ATGATTGGCAGTGGAGAAGACGAAGCGTGGATGAGCAGGGCCCTGCAGTTGGCGGGGCAGGCCGCGACCGCCGGGGAGGTTCCGGTTGGGGCTGTGGTGGTGCTTGACGGTAAGGAAATCGGAGCTGGTTTCAACGCCCCGATCAGCGGGTGCGACCCTACTGCCCACGCCGAAATCCGGGCGCTGCGGGATGCCGCCAGCCGCTTGGGAAATTACCGATTGCCCGGTGCGACGCTTTACGTCACTCTTGAGCCTTGTACTATGTGCGTCGGCGCTGTCGTACACAGTCGCGTCAGCCGTCTTGTTTATGGTGCGGCCGAGCCGAAAGCCGGTGCAGTGGAATCGGCCCGACGAACGCTGGAAGAGGAACATCTGAACTGGCGCGTGGAATCCGTCGGCGGCGTTCTGGCCCGGCAGTGCAGTGGTATCATCAGTGATTTTTTCGCACGGCGGCGGACCGAAAGTCGCCGTCGGAGGCAATTGTTTTCAGGGAAGGAGTAA
- the galE gene encoding UDP-glucose 4-epimerase GalE, with protein sequence MKVLVTGGAGYIGSHVVRQLGEAGHDIIVFDNLSTGYRWAVTCGELVVGDLADEAAVAELFSQHRFEAVLHFAANIVVPESVENPLKYYSNNTRNTLNLLKAVEQHQIPYMVFSSTAAVYGMPEETVLTEDLPLAPINPYGASKMMSERMIMDLAAASSLNYVILRYFNVAGANPEGLLGQATPEATHLIKVACECVTGKRDGMSVFGTDYDTRDGTCIRDYIHVEDLAKAHVMALDYMASGGESRVLNCGYGRGFTVREVIDVVKRKSGNDFPVKETGRRAGDPAALMADNSRIKKVLGWQPDYDDLDTIVGTALAWEKIWQQKQG encoded by the coding sequence ATGAAAGTTCTGGTAACCGGCGGAGCCGGCTATATAGGCAGTCACGTAGTCAGGCAGTTGGGCGAAGCCGGCCACGACATCATAGTTTTCGATAACCTGTCTACCGGGTATCGTTGGGCCGTTACCTGTGGTGAGCTGGTGGTGGGTGACCTTGCAGACGAAGCTGCCGTCGCCGAGCTGTTCAGCCAGCATCGCTTCGAAGCCGTTCTGCATTTTGCGGCCAATATCGTCGTGCCGGAGTCGGTTGAAAACCCCCTCAAGTACTACAGCAACAATACCCGTAACACACTGAACCTGCTGAAGGCGGTTGAGCAGCACCAGATTCCTTACATGGTGTTTTCATCCACCGCGGCGGTCTATGGCATGCCGGAAGAAACCGTACTGACGGAAGATCTCCCCCTGGCGCCGATCAATCCCTATGGCGCATCCAAAATGATGAGCGAGCGGATGATCATGGATCTGGCGGCTGCATCGTCCCTGAATTACGTTATTCTGCGCTATTTTAACGTGGCAGGGGCCAATCCTGAGGGATTGCTGGGCCAGGCAACGCCTGAGGCCACCCATCTTATCAAGGTGGCCTGCGAGTGTGTGACCGGCAAACGTGATGGCATGAGTGTGTTCGGCACCGATTACGACACCCGCGACGGCACCTGCATCCGCGATTACATCCATGTGGAAGACCTGGCCAAGGCTCACGTGATGGCACTTGATTATATGGCAAGTGGCGGCGAGTCGCGGGTGCTCAACTGCGGTTACGGGCGTGGATTTACCGTGCGTGAAGTTATCGACGTGGTCAAGCGCAAGTCAGGTAACGACTTCCCCGTGAAGGAAACCGGCCGTCGGGCAGGGGATCCTGCCGCGCTGATGGCTGACAATTCGCGAATCAAAAAAGTACTTGGCTGGCAGCCGGATTACGACGACCTGGATACCATTGTCGGCACGGCGCTGGCCTGGGAAAAAATCTGGCAGCAAAAACAGGGCTGA
- a CDS encoding UDP-glucose dehydrogenase family protein: MKITIFGTGYVGLVTGACLADVGHHVLCMDVDQGKIEKLKNGQIPIYEPGLESIVKHTVEAGRLSFTTDTEEAVAHGVLQFIAVGTPPDEDGSADLQYVTAVARSIGQYMDDYKVVVDKSTVPVGTGDKVKAAVRAGLDKRGLELEFDVVSNPEFLKEGAAINDFMKPDRIIIGTDSERAMELLREVYYPFNRSHDRMIFMDIRSAELTKYAANSMLATKISFMNEIANLAERLGADIENVRRGIGSDPRIGYHFIYPGCGYGGSCFPKDVQALARTARDCDYDSRLLNAVEAVNNAQKHVLFDKISHYFNGNLKGKVVALWGLAFKPNTDDMREAASRALMQDLWNAGASVQAFDPEAMEETQRIFGDQPGLTLCGTKEQALKGADVLAICTEWKEFRSPDFAAISAALKEPVVFDGRNLYEPEMLERHGMIYYAIGRGRNQFHGD, from the coding sequence ATGAAAATTACGATTTTTGGTACCGGTTACGTCGGGCTTGTTACCGGAGCCTGCCTTGCCGATGTGGGCCATCATGTTCTGTGCATGGACGTGGATCAGGGCAAGATTGAAAAACTCAAGAATGGCCAGATCCCCATTTACGAGCCGGGCCTTGAGTCCATTGTTAAACATACCGTCGAGGCGGGCCGGCTTTCGTTCACCACGGATACCGAAGAAGCGGTAGCCCATGGTGTCCTGCAATTCATTGCGGTGGGCACACCACCGGATGAGGACGGCTCCGCCGACCTGCAATACGTGACCGCCGTCGCCAGGTCCATTGGCCAGTACATGGACGACTACAAGGTCGTTGTGGACAAGTCCACTGTGCCGGTTGGTACCGGTGACAAGGTCAAGGCCGCCGTGCGGGCGGGACTGGACAAGCGTGGTCTTGAACTGGAATTCGATGTGGTGTCCAACCCGGAATTCCTGAAAGAAGGGGCGGCGATCAACGACTTCATGAAACCGGACCGCATCATTATCGGCACTGACAGTGAACGTGCTATGGAATTGCTGCGCGAGGTTTACTACCCTTTCAATCGCAGTCACGACCGCATGATCTTCATGGATATCCGTTCCGCGGAGCTGACCAAGTACGCCGCCAATTCCATGCTGGCCACCAAAATCAGTTTCATGAACGAGATTGCCAACCTTGCTGAACGGCTCGGTGCGGACATCGAGAACGTTCGCCGTGGCATTGGCTCTGACCCTCGCATTGGTTATCACTTTATCTATCCCGGTTGCGGTTACGGGGGGTCCTGTTTCCCCAAAGACGTCCAGGCCCTGGCCCGCACTGCCAGGGACTGTGACTACGATTCCCGGCTGCTGAATGCGGTTGAAGCCGTGAACAATGCCCAGAAGCATGTCCTGTTTGACAAGATCAGCCACTATTTCAATGGCAATCTCAAGGGCAAGGTGGTTGCCCTGTGGGGGCTGGCCTTCAAGCCCAATACCGATGACATGCGTGAGGCGGCCTCCCGCGCCCTGATGCAGGATCTATGGAATGCCGGTGCCAGTGTCCAGGCCTTTGATCCTGAGGCGATGGAAGAGACCCAGCGCATCTTTGGTGATCAGCCCGGCCTGACCCTCTGCGGTACCAAGGAACAGGCGCTGAAAGGTGCCGACGTGCTGGCAATCTGTACCGAGTGGAAGGAATTCCGTTCGCCGGACTTCGCGGCCATTTCGGCGGCTCTTAAAGAGCCTGTCGTGTTCGATGGCCGCAACCTGTACGAGCCGGAAATGCTGGAGCGCCATGGCATGATCTATTACGCCATTGGCCGCGGCCGGAACCAGTTCCACGGAGACTGA
- a CDS encoding PRC-barrel domain-containing protein has product MKKLHSLAFYALVAPAITLGSGAVLAAQASSENEDLGEQSMGQDADREKQSSQQNQDAMESSNKTAQSDQSGMKNQSYLGSAPPNGMQASDLIGTDLKTSGDESVGEIGDLIIDQDGKVMAVVVSVGGFLGMGEKHVAISWDKVQTSSNADDRDLRVDVTRDELESAPGFEKQDN; this is encoded by the coding sequence ATGAAAAAGTTACATTCACTTGCGTTTTATGCATTGGTCGCTCCGGCCATAACCCTGGGTTCCGGTGCTGTGCTCGCCGCACAAGCCAGTAGCGAGAATGAAGATTTGGGTGAGCAGAGCATGGGCCAGGATGCTGACCGCGAAAAGCAGAGCTCTCAGCAAAATCAGGACGCCATGGAGTCCAGCAACAAGACTGCTCAAAGCGACCAGTCTGGCATGAAAAACCAGAGTTACCTGGGCTCTGCCCCGCCTAACGGCATGCAGGCGAGCGACTTGATCGGCACGGATCTCAAAACCAGCGGTGACGAGAGCGTGGGCGAGATCGGTGATCTGATTATTGACCAGGATGGCAAGGTCATGGCGGTTGTAGTCAGTGTTGGCGGCTTCCTGGGCATGGGCGAGAAACATGTCGCCATTTCCTGGGATAAAGTACAGACGTCAAGCAATGCCGATGATCGGGACCTGCGGGTTGACGTCACTCGTGACGAGCTTGAGTCAGCGCCGGGTTTTGAAAAGCAGGATAATTGA
- the ruvA gene encoding Holliday junction branch migration protein RuvA has translation MIGRIRGILIEKSPAQALVECAGLGYEVDIPYTTFFNLPETGDELVLHTHFVVREDAQSLYGFSSRLDRDLFRLLIKVNGVGPKLAAGILSGLDANQFIRCVEARDANALVKLPGVGKKTAERLLIEMTDRIGQLEGQFTPGSPNATVSTGASGAGGAMGHHPAEEAEAALIALGYKPQEATKAISKVAEDGMSSQELIRLALRNMIPAS, from the coding sequence TTGATTGGTCGTATCCGAGGCATCCTGATCGAGAAATCCCCTGCCCAGGCATTGGTAGAATGTGCCGGGTTGGGCTACGAAGTCGATATTCCCTACACCACGTTTTTTAACCTGCCTGAAACCGGTGATGAGCTGGTTCTCCATACCCATTTTGTGGTCCGCGAAGACGCCCAGAGCCTTTATGGGTTTTCTTCCCGACTTGACCGGGACCTGTTTCGCCTTTTGATCAAGGTGAATGGGGTGGGCCCCAAGCTCGCGGCAGGGATTCTCTCGGGGCTGGATGCCAACCAGTTTATCCGCTGTGTTGAAGCCCGCGACGCCAATGCGCTGGTCAAGCTTCCGGGGGTTGGCAAGAAAACCGCCGAACGGCTGCTTATTGAAATGACGGATCGTATAGGGCAACTTGAAGGTCAGTTTACGCCCGGGTCGCCGAATGCGACAGTCAGCACCGGTGCATCGGGTGCCGGGGGCGCAATGGGTCATCATCCGGCGGAAGAGGCGGAGGCTGCCCTGATTGCCCTTGGCTACAAGCCCCAGGAAGCAACAAAGGCCATCAGCAAGGTGGCTGAAGATGGCATGTCGAGCCAGGAGCTGATCCGGCTGGCGCTGCGTAATATGATTCCAGCCAGTTAA
- a CDS encoding HIT domain-containing protein — protein sequence MVDRKGPEQSFVLHERLEADTVSLGQSRLCEVRLMNDSSWPWILLVPRVAGVREIYQLTQAQQQQLLAESSQLGEGMMDLFSGDKLNVAALGNMVPQLHLHHIVRFEGDPAWPGPVWGKLPPRRYTEPALRETVSKLEAVLKTLPRPAS from the coding sequence ATGGTTGACAGGAAAGGGCCAGAGCAGTCGTTTGTGCTACATGAGCGTCTCGAGGCGGACACTGTCAGCCTCGGACAAAGCCGGTTGTGTGAAGTCCGGCTTATGAACGACAGCAGCTGGCCCTGGATCCTTCTGGTGCCCCGGGTAGCGGGCGTGCGGGAGATCTATCAACTGACTCAGGCACAGCAACAGCAACTGCTGGCGGAATCCTCACAGCTCGGAGAGGGCATGATGGACTTGTTCAGCGGCGACAAGCTGAATGTCGCGGCGCTGGGCAACATGGTGCCGCAACTTCATCTGCATCACATTGTGCGGTTTGAGGGAGATCCTGCTTGGCCCGGGCCGGTGTGGGGCAAGTTGCCGCCCAGGCGCTACACTGAACCGGCTCTGAGGGAGACTGTCAGTAAGCTTGAGGCAGTGCTGAAGACACTGCCCCGGCCCGCTTCATAG
- a CDS encoding diguanylate cyclase domain-containing protein yields MRLADFIRAEIGAILANWEEFAKGIFHAGHMDKSSLRDHARDMLLVIADDLDSQQSETEQAAKSKGRGPASGGESWAEIHGGDRHTSGFSVMETASEFRALRASVVHLWTKAHPTVTGPQLDDLTRFHEAIDQAVAESLEHYATVKEMETRLFGAILVASPDPIYVLDLQGRIIYANKATADLFALEPEAVIGKSNFDLGFPFASDFKRNQEKVISEQATFRGKLIHTFASCQGERFDYLLAPVLDEHQHTEATVCIFRDVTEQALAEEKIWHNAHHDALTGLPNRRLFLDRLEQEVKHANRNSLPLALLFMDLDGFKEVNDSLGHEAGDLVLCAVAERLANCVREDDTVARLGGDEFTVILAATKRREDVELVAQSIIDALAKPFQTTQQPVQISASVGIAFYPRDASSPLDLVQAADQAMYNAKKSGANRMYFYDTLEKTDRHPS; encoded by the coding sequence ATGCGACTAGCTGATTTTATTCGTGCCGAAATTGGGGCAATACTGGCGAATTGGGAAGAATTTGCCAAAGGCATCTTTCATGCCGGTCACATGGACAAAAGCAGTCTGCGCGACCACGCCCGCGACATGCTACTGGTAATTGCCGACGATCTCGATTCACAGCAGAGCGAGACCGAACAGGCCGCCAAATCGAAAGGCCGTGGGCCGGCAAGCGGTGGAGAGTCCTGGGCTGAAATTCATGGTGGCGACCGACACACCAGCGGCTTCAGTGTCATGGAGACCGCTTCCGAGTTTCGGGCGCTACGTGCGAGCGTGGTGCACCTTTGGACAAAAGCTCACCCAACGGTGACCGGACCACAGCTTGACGACCTTACCCGATTCCATGAGGCTATAGACCAGGCCGTTGCGGAATCGCTGGAGCATTATGCCACTGTAAAAGAAATGGAAACCCGACTGTTCGGCGCTATTCTGGTGGCATCGCCGGATCCGATTTACGTGCTGGATCTCCAGGGCCGAATTATCTATGCAAACAAGGCCACCGCCGATCTCTTCGCCCTGGAGCCCGAGGCGGTTATCGGAAAGTCCAACTTTGACCTCGGGTTTCCATTCGCCTCCGACTTCAAGCGCAACCAGGAAAAGGTTATTTCCGAGCAGGCAACGTTCCGGGGCAAGTTAATCCACACCTTTGCTTCTTGCCAGGGTGAAAGATTCGATTATCTGCTTGCACCAGTGCTGGACGAGCATCAGCACACCGAAGCGACAGTCTGCATTTTCCGGGATGTTACCGAGCAGGCGCTTGCCGAGGAAAAAATATGGCATAACGCCCACCATGATGCTCTGACCGGACTGCCGAACCGGCGCCTGTTCCTGGATCGTCTGGAGCAGGAGGTCAAGCATGCGAACCGAAACAGCCTGCCGCTGGCCCTGCTTTTTATGGATCTTGATGGCTTCAAGGAAGTCAACGATTCCCTTGGCCATGAAGCGGGAGACCTTGTTCTGTGTGCGGTGGCTGAGCGCCTTGCTAATTGCGTCCGGGAGGACGATACGGTTGCCCGCCTGGGTGGCGATGAATTCACCGTAATTCTCGCTGCTACAAAACGCCGTGAGGATGTTGAGCTTGTGGCCCAGAGCATTATTGATGCACTCGCTAAACCCTTTCAGACCACACAACAGCCAGTCCAGATTTCTGCCAGCGTCGGAATCGCGTTCTACCCCAGGGATGCATCATCGCCTCTCGATCTGGTACAAGCGGCGGATCAGGCCATGTACAACGCCAAAAAATCCGGCGCGAACCGGATGTATTTCTACGATACACTCGAGAAAACGGACAGGCATCCGTCCTGA